In Myotis daubentonii chromosome 16, mMyoDau2.1, whole genome shotgun sequence, one DNA window encodes the following:
- the LOC132219280 gene encoding collagen alpha-1(I) chain: MPGRCVGPSRSGRGARRPGGRKWTGASRGPGGRRRARSLGWGTRCVSAGKPPGCRQPRRGRRAAETVEGPGASEASGAPGTAGSVEAAEAPGAVLVNGAAGEPQLVGPAGSVWVTGTGDEEQAVCRSPRGGERKGRPGSVGHESILELWLKVQAMRAASGGGEGSRVELHPVPAGEGPVERGVPGRASWVETSRRGLTGPWVEGQVRAAPQAAGAPAAAGPGAGCERPPGWRGLGQAVSLPPEGVPGGLATSSGIAPLLLGRGPAPGVPGTVEEIGYEVAPGPWGRGPVMGVPGAAGWPEAVEVPRAVEGEVGCGGAPALVQEAVYGDTLWGRGQAVEVPRAAEETPSVGAPGMWQRRGALEEVGPGGVPDLWVSRQPVGVPCAVEEEARCGGDPGFREMGQAVWAETGSAGDPGPWEVAQTAEVSGPGEQEAGRGGAPGLWGVGQAMGAPGALGQEAGGGSVLGLWGPAQPVGVSQAGVVPGAIGEQTRYGGIPGLWGRQQALGVPLAEAVPGVLGEETCCEDVPSLWERRQAVGEQGALVPTTLGVPGSVDQEAGYRDVACLCRRRQAVVGMPEASGMLKHRCAPAGVPAAVGAPGSGRVPAAVWVSGPACPEVSSRGVLNPWEGDLITGTPPAAGVPVASEEPVAVRGNAGSAAFPRLWGRRPVPGLPATGKVAVAPEAPGLVGEETGSGGVPRSWGRRQSAGVPVAVEVPAAPRVPCPLGVEPGSGGFSHLPGRRQTAGVPGPGEEETLSGDPLGSSGRRQRAEMPGAARVAMAVGVPTAAGAPGLVVGDNSAGDVAGARGRRLATDGPAAAPASGPVGREAGSEGGPGLWRGPTTVVPEAVRVPLSLGVLAGVGVPVAGHVPAAVWVSGSTGEETTAAGSGLTVVTRRSARGPGPSGAETGGGSILGPAGRSQAAGVSYTHGRGTRSWSCPGSVGEGTDWESVPGVSGTGATGGGNEAVAVSAVSREEMGIGRFRDHPQRRGSSQTGGVSGMRVRGDNLGENCVGEDRWRGAFL, from the coding sequence ATGCCGGGCCGCTGTGTGGGGCCCAGCAGGTCCGGGCGCGGAGCCCGGCGGCCTGGGGGGAGGAAATGGACGGGGGCGTCCCGAGGCCCAGGGGGGAGGCGCCGGGCGAGGTCCTTGGGGTGGGGGACACGCTGTGTGAGTGCAGGGAAGCCGCCGGGCTGTCGGCAGCCGCGGCGGGGAAGACGAGCGGCGGAGACCGTCGAGGGCCCCGGGGCGAGCGAGGCTTCGGGGGCGCCGGGCACTGCAGGCTCCGTCGAGGCTGCGGAGGCCCCCGGGGCTGTGCTGGTGAACGGGGCCGCGGGGGAGCCCCAGCTGGTGGGGCCTGCGGGGTCGGTGTGGGTGACTGGCACCGGGGACGAGGAGCAGGCCGTGTGCAGGAGCCCGCGGGGCGGGGAGCGGAAAGGCCGCCCGGGGTCCGTGGGGCACGAGAGCATCCTGGAGCTGTGGCTGAAGGTGCAGGCCATGAGGGCGGCctcagggggtggggaagggagccgAGTCGAGCTCCACCCCGTCCCTGCAGGAGAAGGGCCGGTGGAAAGGGGTGTGCCCGGCCGAGCTTCGTGGGTAGAGACCAGCCGCCGAGGTCTCACGGGGCCGTGGGTGGAAGGGCAGGTTAGGGCCGCGCCCCAGGCCGCAGGAGCacctgcagctgctggcccaggggCGGGATGTGAGCGGCCCCCGGGCtggcggggcctgggccaggcggTGAGCTTGCCTCCTGAGGGTGTGCCTGGGGGTCTGGCCACAAGTTCTGGGATTGCCCCACTCCTGCTGGGGAGAGGGCCAGCTCCGGGGGTGCCTGGGACTGTGGAGGAGATAGGCTACGAGGTTGCCCCAGGCCCGTGGGGAAGAGGACCGGTTATGGGGGTGCCTGGGGCCGCGGGGTGGCCTGAGGCTGTGGAGGTACCCAGAGCTGTGGAGGGAGAGGTAGGCTGTGGGGGTGCCCCAGctctggtgcaggaggcagtctatggGGACACcttgtgggggaggggccaggctgtGGAGGTACccagagctgcagaggaaacgCCCTCCGTGGGTGCCCCAGGCATGTGGCAGAGGAGAGGAGCTCTGGAGGAGGTGGGCCCTGGGGGTGTCCCTGACCTGTGGGTCTCCAGGCAGCCTGTAGGGGTGCCTTGTGCTGTGGAAGAGGAAGCTAGATGCGGCGGCGACCCAGGGTTCAGGGAGATGGGACAGGCCGTGTGGGCAGAGACGGGCTCTGCAGGGGACCCAGGGCCATGGGAAGTAGCCCAGACCGCGGAGGTGTCTGGCCCcggagagcaggaggcaggccGCGGGGGTGCGCCAGGCCTGTGGGGTGTAGGACAGGCCATGGGCGCACCTGGGGctttggggcaggaggcaggcggaGGGAGTGTGCTGGGTCTGTGGGGACCAGCCCAGCCTGTGGGTGTGTCCCAGGCTGGGGTGGTACCAGGGGCCATAGGAGAGCAGACACGTTACGGTGGCATCCCAGGCCTGTGGGGCAGGCAGCAGGCTCTGGGggtgcctctggctgaggcagtGCCAGGGGTGCTTGGGGAGGAGACGTGCTGTGAGGATGTCCCGAGTCTGTGGGAGAGGAGGCAGGcggtgggggagcagggggctcTGGTGCCGACAACGTTAGGGGTCCCTGGGTCCGTGGACCAGGAGGCTGGCTACAGGGATGTTGCATGtctgtgcaggaggaggcaggccgTGGTGGGGATGCCCGAGGCATCAGGCATGCTCAAGCACAGGTGCGCCCCCGCGGGGGTCCCCGCAGCTGTGGGTGCGCCTGGCTCTGGGAGGGTGCCTGCCGCTGTGTGGGTGTCAGGCCCTGCATGTCCGGAAGTCAGCTCTAGAGGGGTCTTGAACCCGTGGGAAGGCGATCTCATTACCGGAACGCCCCCGGCTGCTGGGGTCCCTGTGGCTTCTGAGGAGCCGGTGGCTGTGAGAGGGAATGCGGGGTCTGCGGCTTTCCCGAGGCTCTGGGGAAGGAGGCCGGTGCCCGGCCTTCCGGCGACTGGCAAGGTTGCTGTCGCTCCCGAGGCACCTGGGCTTGTCGGGGAAGAGACTGGCTCTGGGGGTGTCCCCAGATcctggggaaggaggcagagtGCCGGGGTTCCTGTGGCCGTGGAGGTGCCCGCTGCTCCCAGGGTGCCTTGTCCTCTGGGGGTGGAGCCCGGCTCTGGGGGCTTCTCACACTTGCCAGGGAGGAGACAGACCGCGGGGGTGCCTGGGCCTGGAGAGGAGGAGACACTCTCTGGGGATCCCTTGGGCTCATCGGGAAGAAGACAGAGGGCGGAGATGCCGGGGGCTGCCAGAGTCGCCATGGCTGTGGGAGTGCCCACAGCTGCTGGCGCTCCTGGGCTGGTGGTGGGTGACAACAGCGCTGGGGATGTCGCTGGTGCGCGGGGAAGGAGACTGGCGACGGACGGGCCCGCTGCTGCCCCGGCTTCGGGACCTGTGGGCAGGGAGGCGGGCTCTGAAGGCGGGCCAGGCCTGTGGCGGGGACCCACTACGGTCGTCCCCGAGGCTGTGAGGGTACCTCTGTCTCTGGGGGTGCTTGCAGGTGTAGGAGTTCCCGTGGCGGGGCACGTGCCTGCTGCGGTGTGGGTGTCTGGGTCTACAGGAGAAGAAACCACTGCTGCTGGCTCAGGCCTCACCGTGGTGACGAGACGGTCTGCAAGGGGGCCGGGGCCTTCTGGGGCGGAGACAGGAGGTGGGAGTATCCTGGGGCCGGCCGGGAGGAGCCAGGCAGCGGGGGTGTCATACACCCATGGGCGCGGGACCAGGTCCTGGAGCTGCCCAGGGTCTGTGGGGGAAGGAACCGACTGGGAGAGTGTGCCAGGAGTGTCAGGGACAGGAGCGACTGGGGGCGGGAATGAGGCTGTGGCAGTGTCCGCAGTTTCAAGGGAGGAAATGGGCATTGGCCGTTTCAGAGATCACCCACAGCGGAGAGGGAGCAGCCAGACTGGAGGAGTGTCTGGAATGAGAGTGAGGGGGGACAATTTGGGAGAAAATTGTGTGGGGGAGGACAGATGGAGGGGGGCATTCCTGTAG
- the TXNDC17 gene encoding thioredoxin domain-containing protein 17, with protein sequence MAPYEEVSVSGFEDFTRAVEQHKGKTIFAYFTGSKDAEGKSWCPDCVLAEPVVREGLKHICEECVFIYCQVGEKPYWKDPNNDFRTNLKITAVPTLLKYGTVSIFLQLCWGYSSPCHNF encoded by the exons ATGGCCCCTTACGAGGAGGTGAGTGTGTCCGGCTTCGAGGACTTCACCCGGGCTGTGGAGCAGCACAAAGGCAAGACCATTTTCGCCTACTTTACCGGTTCTAAGGACGCCGAAGGGAAAAGCTGGTGCCCCGACTGCGTGCTGG ctGAACCAGTCGTACGAGAAGGGCTGAAGCATATTTGTGAAGAATGTGTGTTCATCTACTGCCAAGTAGGAGAAAAACCTTA ttGGAAAGATCCAAATAATGACTTCAGAACAAACTTGAAAATAACCGCAGTGCCTACACTCCTTAAATATGGAACAGTGAGTATCTTTCTTCAACTATGTTGGGGCTACAGTTCACCCTGTCACAACTTTTAA
- the MED31 gene encoding mediator of RNA polymerase II transcription subunit 31: MAAAVAMETDDAGNRLRFQLELEFVQCLANPNYLNFLAQRGYFKDKAFVNYLKYLLYWKEPEYAKYLKYPQCLHMLELLQYEHFRKELVNAQCAKFIDEQQILHWQHYSRKRMRLQQALAEQQQQNNASGK; this comes from the exons ATGGCCGCGGCCGTCGCTATGGAGACAG ATGATGCTGGAAATCGACTTCGGTTTCAGTTGGAGTTGGAATTTGTGCAGTGTTTAGCTAACCCAAATTATCTTAATT TTCTTGCCCAAAGAGGTTACTTCAAAGACAAAGCTTTTGTTAATTATCTTAAGTACTTGCTTTACTGGAAAGAACCAGAATATGCCAAGTATCTAAA GTACCCTCAGTGTTTGCACATGTTAGAGCTACTCCAGTACGAGCACTTCCGCAAGGAGCTGGTGAATGCTCAGTGTGCGAAATTTATTGACGAGCAGCAAATTCTGCACTGGCAGCACTATTCCCGGAAGCGGATGCGCCTTCAGCAAGCCCTGGCAGAGCAGCAACAGCAAAATAACGCCTCAGGAAAATGA
- the C16H17orf100 gene encoding uncharacterized protein C17orf100 homolog, with protein MASPLRGKTASPLVETTRYKETSTVRVETSSHRVETSSRRVHTSSRQVETSQVPSGKRLPRILEVSSQHVETSSQRTETSSRHVRASSLRVETSLHRVESPPRRDKTAASQNVKMSR; from the coding sequence ATGGCCTCACCCCTTCGGGGAAAGACCGCTTCGCCCCTGGTGGAAACCACCCGCTACAAGGAGACATCGACGGTCCGCGTGGAGACCTCGTCCCACCGCGTGGAAACCTCCTCCCGGCGGGTGCACACGTCTTCCCGGCAGGTGGAGACCTCCCAGGTCCCCTCTGGGAAGCGGCTTCCTCGCATCCTCGAGGTGTCCTCCCAGCACGTGGAGACCTCCTCGCAGCGCACAGAAACGTCCTCCCGCCACGTCAGGGCCTCGTCCTTGCGCGTGGAGACGTCTCTGCACCGCGTGGAGAGCCCTCCCCGGAGGGACAAGACGGCAGCCAGCCAGAATGTAAAAATGTCCCGATGA